One region of Wyeomyia smithii strain HCP4-BCI-WySm-NY-G18 chromosome 3, ASM2978416v1, whole genome shotgun sequence genomic DNA includes:
- the LOC129729131 gene encoding uncharacterized protein LOC129729131: MDPSQIRRDLLFQRVKWEHSNASTVISRNPLPSELQERLQKLSELYDNFDRVQSEIEETTPGVCETASIFNHRLEFDRLYYATKEEYTRLLDQHLSQDGNESIHSESRNDDIKEAVRLLLESQRLMMSTQSAAASSVSQLACQINPVNHSRVVAETAPVEPQIPLDIRLPTLSLPVFYGDRKQWNSFKDLYVSCIHEKRLKESVKLQYLLSHLDGDAKKLVSAFAITDANYIHVWQKLNEFYDKKKYTVAAIVKEFIEQSPVTVPSLVALRKLVTTSDEVIRQLKALGEEHESRDPWLIHLLLDKLDRETRVQWAQKLVDIENPKFTDFLTFLERRCDALETCASFIKKGSDTVKKEGDRRSDTKSALSGKPIQSFHTSTQLSCPNCSQAHTIYQCASFKEMAASGRREIVQKAKLCFNCLRATHVSRNCTSTTNCKMCHQKHHTLLCQTETTSPVVAIQYADASEDSNGEAAVVHSQEEAKVESYVTKSETSCSKKFVSLLPTAIVKVKSKGKNNVFHEVRALVDSACMSSLITKQAFQRLGLNRRNASILVSGINSEKPCRTEGAVVLQISSRFNELIVIVVEALILNQLIPDQPCQEFDIECNSLREESLADPTFNQTGQVDLLLGVEVFFSILEPGKLMDSRGYPIAQNSIFGYLIGGRFGAVSNIAAKQRLVSLVTEINLDRTLRQFWELEDLPKTKPLSENECKAVEHFRKTCTRNESGRYVVRLPFDAVKPALGDSANSAIRRFKAMERKFSIDEELRKQYTNFMTEYLQLGHMERIPPSELVVDVDKCFYLPHHAVLKDDSKTTRLRVVFDASNKTTTGISLNDRLLIGPNVNEPLFNVFSRWRTYRIAFTADVEKMYRQVLLNREDIDFQRIVWREHPNKPLEYYRLLTVTYGTASAAYLAVAALRKVAEDNKLRHPLASDRIAKNFYVDDLLSGADTLAEAKFLQNEITEVLASGGFILRKWFSNEPKLLNNELSCHVPIALKLPNEEDAVKALGIQWIPQEDTICFKIRPNFLIHLVGSRQ, encoded by the exons ATGGACCCGTCGCAAATTCGACGCGATCTTTTGTTCCAGCGCGTGAAATGGGAGCATTCAAATGCAAGTACCGTTATCAGCCGGAATCCGCTACCGAGTGAGTTGCAGGAGCGCCTGCAAAAACTTTCGGAACTTTACGACAATTTCGACCGCGTTCAAAGTGAAATTGAAGAAACAACACCAGGAGTATGCGAAACGGCATCAATATTTAATCATCGATTAGAGTTTGACAGACTATATTATGCAACAAAAGAAGAATATACGCGCCTGCTCGACCAACACTTGTCGCAGGATGGAAACGAGTCGATTCACTCGGAATCAAGGAACGACGACATCAAGGAGGCAGTACGTTTGCTGCTAGAGTCTCAACGGCTCATGATGTCAACACAATCTGCTGCTGCGTCATCAGTTTCCCAATTAGCTTGCCAAATAAATCCCGTAAATCATTCTCGTGTTGTTGCGGAAACCGCTCCAGTTGAGCCTCAAATTCCGTTAGATATTCGTTTACCGACACTGTCGTTACCAGTGTTCTATGGCGATCGAAAACAATGGAACTCATTTAAAGATTTGTATGTCAGCTGTATTCATGAAAAAAGGCTAAAAGAATCAGTGAAATTACAGTATTTGCTTTCCCATTTGGATGGAGATGCCAAAAAATTGGTCAGTGCCTTTGCGATTACGGATGCAAATTACATACACGTGTGGCAAAAACTGAACGAGTTCTATGataagaaaaaatataccgTCGCGGCAATAGTAAAAGAGTTTATCGAGCAGTCGCCGGTAACCGTTCCGTCTCTCGTCGCGCTTCGGAAACTCGTTACAACGTCGGATGAAGTGATACGACAATTGAAGGCTCTTGGTGAAGAGCATGAAAGTCGCGATCCGTGGTTGATACATTTACTGCTGGACAAGCTTGACCGTGAAACGCGTGTACAATGGGCTCAGAAGCTTGTTGATAtcgaaaatccaaaatttaccGATTTTCTTACCTTCCTCGAGCGACGATGTGATGCATTGGAAACTTGCGCATCCTTTATCAAAAAAGGAAGTGACACGGTAAAGAAAGAAGGTGATCGTAGAAGCGATACAAAATCCGCTTTATCGGGCAAGCCGATTCAAAGCTTTCACACATCCACACAGCTCTCTTGTCCGAATTGCTCTCAAGCTCATACCATATACCAGTGTGCCAGCTTCAAGGAAATGGCGGCGAGTGGTCGTCGAGAAATTGTGCAGAAAGCAAAATTATGCTTTAATTGCCTCAGAGCAACACATGTTTCAAGGAACTGCacttcaacaacaaactgtaaaATGTGTCATCAAAAGCACCATACGCTCCTGTGCCAAACTGAAACTACATCCCCAGTGGTAGCTATTCAATATGCGGATGCTTCAGAAGACAGTAACGGAGAGGCTGCAGTTGTGCACTCTCAAGAGGAAGCCAAGGTCGAATCATACGTTACTAAAAGTGAAACCAGTTGCTCTAAAAAATTTGTGAGTTTGCTACCGACAGCTATtgttaaagttaaaagtaaagGAAAAAACAACGTTTTTCATGAGGTACGAGCATTGGTAGATTCTGCATGTATGAGCTCTTTGATTACGAAGCAAGCCTTCCAACGTCTTGGTTTGAACAGACGCAACGCCAGTATTCTTGTTAGCGGAATTAATTCGGAAAAGCCGTGTCGTACTGAGGGAGCTGTAGTACTACAAATTTCGTCACGATTCAACGAGCTGATTGTTATCGTGGTAGAAGCGCTGATTCTTAATCAGCTCATTCCGGACCAGCCGTGTCAGGAATTCGACATTGAATGTAACAGCCTACGTGAAGAATCTCTTGCAGATCCTACTTTCAATCAAACTGGTCAAGTTGATCTTTTATTGGGCGTGGAAGTATTCTTCTCCATTTTAGAACCTGGCAAACTGATGGATTCTCGTGGGTATCCTATCGCACAAAACTCAATATTTGGTTATCTGATTGGTGGTCGCTTCGGTGCAGTATCAAACATTGCAGCCAAACAAAGGCTAGTAAGTCTCGTCACCGAAATCAATCTGGATCGAACTCTCCGACAATTTTGGGAACTAGAAGATCTTCCGAAAACAAAGCCGCTGTCTGAAAACGAGTGTAAGGCTGTGGAACATTTCCGGAAAACATGTACTCGGAACGAATCCGGGCGATATGTGGTTAGGCTACCATTTGATGCAGTTAAACCGGCACTAGGTGACTCGGCAAACTCAGCTATTCGTCGCTTCAAGGCTATGGAGCGTAAATTCAGTATTGATGAAGAACTTCGCAAACAATATACAAATTTCATGACTGAATACTTACAACTTGGCCACATGGAAAGGATTCCGCCATCTGAGTTGGTAGTAGACGTCGATAAATGCTTCTACCTTCCGCATCATGCGGTACTGAAAGACGATAGTAAAACAACAAGGTTACGCGTTGTCTTTGACGCTTCAAACAAGACAACCACTGGAATCTCTCTCAACGACCGGTTGCTGATTGGCCCAAACGTAAACGAACCTCTGTTCAATGTATTCTCGCGTTGGCGAACGTATCGAATTGCATTCACAGCTGACGTCGAGAAAATGTACCGACAGGTACTCCTCAATCGGGAAGATATTGATTTTCAACGCATTGTATGGCGCGAACATCCGAATAAGCCTTTGGAGTACTACCGTTTACTAACCGTTACATATGGAACAGCGAGTGCTGCATATCTGGCAGTGGCAGCACTACGAAAGGTTGCCGAAGACAACAAGTTACGCCATCCGCTTGCATCTGACAGGATAGCGAAAAATTTTTATGTGGATGACTTACTTTCCGGGGCCGATACCCTTGCGGAAGCCAAatttcttcaaaacgaaattacCGAGGTCTTAGCGTCTGGTGGATTTATCCTACGAAAGTGGTTCTCGAACGAACCGAAGCTTCTAAATAATGAATTGAGTTGTCATGTACCAATTGCTCTCAAATTGCCTAATGAAGAGGATGCAGTAAAAGCTCTCGGGATACAATGGATCCCCCAAGAAGACACGATCTGTTTCAAG ATTCGTCCAAACTTTTTGATCCATTTGGTTGGATCGCGCCAGTAG